Proteins encoded within one genomic window of Methylomagnum ishizawai:
- a CDS encoding glycosyltransferase has translation MNAATNLSICAVLAVRNELPYLRVLLPFLAAQGIEVAILDNGSTDGSQALYAAYAGDPVISVGTLPYRGYFSLSEQLAAKRALLATLHHDWRVHHDADEIMEHRGPGQTLRDAIEEADAQGYNALNFEEFVFLPDAGTDLSGMDYYRTALRYYFLEPRKGKPRLNRAWKRGLEAANLATGGHRLEGGDVALSPANHILRHYIVLGEDHARRKYVNRVFDAQEVRRGWHGKRMNIPADRLALPESGEWLFRLERFDSKDFRRDRPATDNFWHW, from the coding sequence ATGAACGCTGCAACAAACCTCTCGATCTGCGCCGTGCTGGCGGTACGCAATGAACTCCCCTACCTGCGGGTGTTGCTGCCCTTCCTGGCGGCGCAGGGCATCGAGGTCGCCATCCTCGACAACGGCTCGACCGATGGCAGCCAAGCCCTCTACGCCGCCTACGCGGGCGATCCGGTGATCTCGGTCGGAACCCTCCCCTATCGCGGGTATTTCTCGCTGTCGGAGCAACTGGCGGCGAAACGGGCCTTGCTGGCCACGCTCCACCACGATTGGCGGGTCCACCACGACGCCGACGAGATCATGGAGCATCGCGGACCCGGCCAGACCCTGCGCGACGCCATCGAGGAAGCCGACGCCCAGGGCTACAACGCGCTCAACTTCGAGGAGTTCGTGTTCCTGCCGGACGCGGGGACCGACCTGTCGGGGATGGATTATTACCGGACCGCCCTCCGCTACTACTTCCTGGAACCCCGCAAAGGGAAACCCCGGCTCAACCGCGCTTGGAAGCGCGGCCTGGAAGCGGCCAATCTGGCGACGGGGGGGCATCGGCTGGAAGGGGGGGATGTGGCGCTCTCTCCGGCCAACCACATCCTCCGCCACTACATCGTCCTCGGCGAGGACCACGCCCGGCGCAAATACGTCAACCGGGTTTTCGACGCCCAGGAGGTGCGGCGCGGCTGGCATGGGAAGCGGATGAACATCCCCGCCGACCGGCTGGCCTTGCCAGAATCGGGCGAGTGGCTGTTCCGGCTGGAACGGTTCGATTCCAAGGATTTCCGCAGGGACCGGCCCGCCACCGACAATTTCTGGCACTGGTAG
- the trfA gene encoding plasmid replication initiator TrfA — protein sequence MADDTPKSTPDHNPELPPQSAEEKAVAEFLERQLEAEMPNMAPEMRRQLARMGAAIQRRDAEREASRGAAPEPKAAVQEPPPPALAEVLRFLLPFGEDTRPISNVMARCALFAPVKERRRFDDYTVVGRVEGCLIEWKGEQLNQDDHDTFMQLVQMARHQPLGTDVVQPVNAILRGLGRHTRQEQRRQLFEQCDRLMSGVFRITPDGKASYAGHLLADIVTPQNQRTEPQHRRFLSYQLNVKLAPFYADDAFTLIDWGERLKIKGRGSELAKWLHLWISSHAEQYPHKVETIRRLCGSQVKDLKHFREKLRQALDLLKDAGVITSWAIDAADLVHIDRMPSTTQLEHIAKKAAKEDRRRKTMTHISDLLPRPPKPKGKKG from the coding sequence ATGGCCGATGATACCCCAAAATCCACCCCCGACCACAACCCCGAGTTGCCGCCCCAGTCCGCCGAGGAAAAAGCCGTCGCCGAGTTCCTGGAACGCCAACTGGAAGCGGAAATGCCCAACATGGCCCCCGAGATGCGGCGCCAACTCGCCCGCATGGGCGCGGCCATCCAGCGGCGCGACGCCGAGCGGGAAGCCTCCCGCGGGGCCGCGCCCGAACCCAAGGCGGCGGTCCAGGAGCCGCCCCCGCCGGCCCTGGCGGAAGTCCTGCGCTTCCTGCTCCCGTTCGGCGAGGACACCCGGCCCATCTCCAACGTCATGGCCCGGTGCGCCCTGTTCGCGCCGGTGAAGGAACGGCGGCGCTTCGACGATTACACCGTGGTGGGCCGGGTCGAGGGTTGTTTGATCGAATGGAAGGGCGAGCAACTCAACCAGGACGATCACGACACCTTCATGCAGTTGGTGCAGATGGCCCGGCACCAACCGCTGGGGACCGATGTCGTGCAGCCGGTGAACGCCATCCTGCGCGGCTTGGGCCGGCATACCCGGCAGGAGCAGCGGCGGCAGTTGTTCGAGCAGTGCGACCGCCTCATGTCGGGGGTGTTCAGGATCACGCCGGACGGCAAAGCCTCCTACGCCGGACACTTGCTGGCGGACATCGTGACGCCCCAGAACCAGCGGACCGAACCGCAGCACCGGCGTTTCCTCTCCTACCAACTCAATGTCAAGCTCGCGCCGTTCTACGCCGACGACGCCTTCACCCTGATCGACTGGGGCGAGCGCCTCAAGATCAAGGGGCGCGGCTCCGAACTCGCCAAATGGCTGCACTTGTGGATTTCCAGCCATGCCGAGCAGTATCCGCACAAGGTGGAGACCATCCGCAGGCTATGCGGGAGCCAGGTGAAAGACCTTAAACACTTCCGGGAGAAACTTCGGCAAGCCCTCGACCTGCTCAAAGACGCCGGGGTCATCACCTCCTGGGCTATCGACGCCGCCGATCTCGTGCATATCGACCGGATGCCCAGCACGACGCAGCTTGAGCACATCGCCAAGAAGGCGGCAAAGGAAGATCGGCGGCGCAAAACCATGACCCATATCTCCGACCTCCTTCCCCGTCCGCCCAAGCCTAAGGGTAAGAAGGGGTAG
- a CDS encoding phage integrase family protein: MTLDPTDRALLRGWLQGLPWLVLSDVYQPDQLPSATKAHTETLVEALVARARRSGRDDLADRLAGGPLVSERWQAQADAAIDAILELPEPRPAPSDPVARWFPGRIEAPLARAGIATLADIAQAAELDGWWRTVPRIGEDGAEILRQFFAQSPELGPLPEIVVEPPPAPERPPRTDVAPLEYFRAPELLSGRDRTNRQPPERQRIQADTDAEAVGCWLAQWPEDSATRRAYRKEAERFLLWSLLERGKPLSGLGVDDAIAYRQFVRDPQPRERWVGPLAARRSPGWKPFQDGLSERSAQFAETVLRSLCQWLVEVGYLAWSPFGGLRRARRSEEGMAVGRALSEREWRWVMDYCAGKLAEPGTDTAYYRHARFALRFGYATGLRISNLAAATLGDLERREGRDGAKWWLHCRVKGDKPHRVPVTALLGELREYLGFRGYDAPLEALDPDIPLIGKRRRTRTGRKTYREVAYSPAGLHDLFRSLFGEAGAALESTDPVAAARLRASTAHVLRHTHATHALERGVPITVAQRNLGHASLAVTSRYLTVDDDRHHEEIGKLLDPGAEPA; the protein is encoded by the coding sequence ATGACACTCGACCCCACCGACCGCGCCCTGCTCCGGGGCTGGCTCCAAGGCTTGCCCTGGCTGGTCCTCTCCGACGTGTACCAACCCGACCAACTGCCCTCGGCAACCAAGGCCCACACCGAAACCCTGGTCGAAGCCCTGGTGGCGCGGGCGCGGCGCTCGGGCCGGGACGACCTCGCGGACCGCCTCGCGGGCGGACCGCTGGTCTCCGAGCGCTGGCAAGCCCAGGCCGACGCCGCGATAGACGCCATCCTCGAATTACCCGAACCGCGCCCCGCCCCATCCGATCCGGTGGCCCGCTGGTTTCCGGGACGCATCGAAGCGCCCTTGGCGCGGGCCGGCATCGCCACCCTGGCCGACATCGCCCAAGCCGCCGAACTGGACGGCTGGTGGCGGACCGTCCCCCGCATCGGCGAGGACGGCGCGGAAATCCTCCGCCAATTCTTCGCCCAAAGCCCCGAACTCGGCCCCCTGCCCGAGATCGTGGTCGAACCGCCGCCCGCCCCCGAGCGCCCACCCCGCACCGACGTGGCCCCGCTCGAATACTTCCGCGCCCCGGAACTGCTCTCCGGTCGCGACCGCACCAACCGCCAACCCCCCGAACGCCAGCGCATCCAGGCCGACACCGACGCCGAGGCGGTCGGCTGCTGGCTGGCGCAATGGCCCGAGGACAGCGCCACCCGCCGCGCCTACCGCAAGGAGGCCGAGCGCTTCCTGTTATGGAGCCTCTTGGAACGCGGCAAGCCGCTGTCCGGGTTGGGCGTGGATGACGCCATCGCCTACCGCCAGTTCGTCCGCGATCCGCAGCCACGGGAACGCTGGGTCGGCCCGCTGGCGGCCCGCCGTTCGCCCGGCTGGAAACCGTTCCAGGACGGCCTGTCCGAACGCAGCGCCCAATTCGCCGAGACCGTGCTGCGGAGCCTGTGCCAATGGTTGGTGGAGGTGGGATATCTGGCCTGGAGCCCGTTCGGGGGATTGCGCCGCGCCCGCCGCTCGGAAGAAGGCATGGCCGTGGGCCGGGCGCTGTCGGAACGGGAATGGCGCTGGGTGATGGATTACTGCGCCGGGAAGCTGGCCGAGCCGGGGACGGACACGGCCTATTACCGCCACGCCCGTTTCGCGCTGCGCTTCGGCTACGCCACCGGGCTGAGGATCAGCAACCTCGCCGCCGCCACCCTGGGCGACCTGGAACGCCGCGAGGGCCGCGACGGGGCCAAATGGTGGCTCCACTGCCGGGTGAAGGGCGACAAGCCCCACAGGGTGCCGGTGACGGCCCTGCTGGGGGAATTGCGCGAGTACCTAGGGTTCCGTGGCTACGACGCGCCCCTGGAAGCCCTGGACCCCGATATCCCCCTGATCGGCAAGCGCCGCCGCACCCGCACCGGGCGCAAAACCTACCGCGAAGTGGCCTATAGCCCGGCGGGTTTGCACGACCTATTCCGTTCGCTGTTCGGGGAGGCGGGCGCGGCGCTGGAATCCACCGACCCGGTGGCGGCGGCGCGGCTGCGGGCCTCGACCGCCCATGTGCTGCGCCACACCCACGCCACCCACGCCCTGGAGCGCGGCGTGCCCATCACCGTGGCCCAGCGCAACCTGGGCCATGCCAGCCTCGCCGTCACCAGCCGCTACCTGACGGTGGACGACGACCGCCACCACGAGGAAATCGGCAAATTGCTGGACCCCGGCGCGGAACCGGCCTGA
- a CDS encoding helix-turn-helix domain-containing protein, with the protein MLLAHKIELRPTPEQAEYLDRACGSRRHCYNQSLAYLEAVIHIFCG; encoded by the coding sequence ATGCTCCTCGCCCACAAGATCGAACTCAGGCCCACGCCGGAACAGGCGGAATACCTGGACCGCGCTTGCGGGTCGAGGCGGCATTGCTACAACCAATCGCTCGCATATTTAGAAGCGGTTATCCACATTTTCTGTGGATAA
- a CDS encoding haloacid dehalogenase type II: MTFNRKTLHRRDFVRYLGAWLGTAWLQGCATPPRPPACPETAAGAAPNAWTAPADAPAPGPRHTQVVLFDAFAVFDPRPVFRLAGELFPGSGPALAEEWRTRQFEYTWLRTASQRYKDFWAVTEDALRFACSKLALDLTDPKRERLMGAYLELRPWPDAPGALAALRDQGLRLAFLSNMTEPMLRSNARASGIERWFDEMLSTDRRATYKPHPQAYALGMEAFGVRREEAVFVAFAGWDAAGAKWFGYPTFWNNRLRMQQERLDVEVDAQGPTLDALLPFVRA; encoded by the coding sequence ATGACTTTTAACCGGAAAACCCTCCATCGCCGCGACTTCGTCCGTTACCTGGGGGCGTGGCTGGGAACGGCCTGGCTCCAGGGCTGCGCCACCCCGCCCCGACCGCCCGCCTGCCCGGAAACGGCGGCGGGAGCGGCTCCAAACGCCTGGACCGCCCCGGCGGACGCCCCGGCCCCTGGGCCACGGCATACCCAGGTGGTGCTGTTCGACGCCTTCGCCGTCTTCGATCCCCGGCCCGTGTTCCGGTTGGCGGGCGAACTATTCCCCGGCAGCGGTCCCGCCCTGGCCGAGGAATGGCGGACCCGCCAATTCGAGTACACCTGGCTGCGCACGGCGTCCCAGCGCTACAAGGACTTCTGGGCGGTGACGGAGGACGCCCTGCGTTTCGCCTGTTCCAAGCTGGCCCTGGACTTGACCGACCCGAAACGGGAACGCCTGATGGGGGCTTATTTGGAACTGCGGCCCTGGCCGGATGCGCCGGGGGCGTTGGCGGCGCTACGCGACCAGGGTTTGCGCCTCGCCTTCCTGTCGAACATGACCGAACCCATGCTCCGTTCCAACGCGCGGGCCTCCGGGATCGAGCGCTGGTTCGACGAGATGCTCAGCACCGACCGCCGCGCCACCTACAAACCGCATCCGCAAGCCTATGCCCTGGGCATGGAGGCGTTCGGCGTGCGGCGGGAAGAGGCGGTGTTCGTGGCGTTCGCCGGCTGGGACGCGGCCGGGGCGAAGTGGTTCGGCTATCCGACCTTCTGGAACAACCGGCTGCGGATGCAACAGGAACGGCTGGATGTCGAGGTGGACGCCCAAGGCCCGACGCTGGACGCGCTGCTGCCGTTCGTGCGGGCTTGA